In the Polyangiaceae bacterium genome, one interval contains:
- a CDS encoding L,D-transpeptidase → MRSPFVLALLFASATATAGTLPWVDPDDVPLPSGVRSVQIARRDEPMWLRPAPGMPRRGSAADGAHLPIYGAVRGPGCRGRWLSVGPLAWVCEDVVRLSMKPALPAVTNPGSTTDGLPFRYFFAGRNGSLGYVSLQNAEQVAPDAELQPGFAIAVVQIAERYRGDPFGLTTHDLWVPMRDLSPARPFAFHGQELKGKLDVGWVYQHSADVYEEPGRRRVHGETHAEFVALPILETVEREKHRWFRIGEKRWVSDRHVRVPTTQPMPGEVGPRERWIDVDIDNQVLVAYEGERPIFATIVSTGKGTGKSVFATPKGNHRIWVKLVSSDMDNLEDEDASRYYAIQDVPWVMYFKKGYGLHGTFWHRSFGRVRSHGCVNLTPLDAERLFRWTSPSVPSGWTAALPTAYEPGTLIRVR, encoded by the coding sequence GTGCGATCGCCGTTCGTCCTCGCGCTGCTCTTCGCGTCCGCCACGGCGACCGCGGGAACGCTGCCCTGGGTCGATCCCGACGATGTCCCGTTGCCCTCGGGCGTGCGCAGCGTCCAGATCGCCCGTCGAGACGAGCCGATGTGGCTGCGCCCGGCCCCAGGCATGCCCCGACGAGGTTCGGCGGCTGACGGCGCGCACTTACCCATCTACGGGGCGGTGCGAGGCCCCGGCTGTCGCGGTCGTTGGCTGAGCGTGGGGCCCCTTGCCTGGGTGTGTGAAGACGTCGTGCGACTCAGCATGAAGCCGGCGTTGCCCGCGGTGACGAATCCCGGCTCCACAACCGACGGTCTGCCCTTCCGCTATTTCTTCGCGGGTCGCAACGGCTCTCTGGGCTACGTGAGTCTACAGAACGCGGAGCAAGTAGCCCCCGACGCGGAACTGCAGCCCGGCTTCGCCATCGCCGTGGTGCAGATCGCGGAGCGCTACCGAGGCGATCCCTTTGGGCTCACGACCCATGACCTGTGGGTTCCGATGCGAGACCTATCTCCGGCCCGGCCCTTTGCGTTTCACGGGCAAGAGCTGAAGGGGAAGCTCGACGTGGGTTGGGTCTACCAGCACAGTGCCGACGTGTACGAGGAGCCGGGACGGAGGCGCGTGCACGGAGAAACCCACGCGGAGTTCGTCGCGCTACCCATTCTCGAAACCGTGGAGCGCGAGAAGCATCGCTGGTTTCGCATCGGCGAGAAGCGTTGGGTCAGCGACCGGCACGTGCGCGTACCGACGACTCAACCGATGCCAGGTGAAGTGGGGCCGCGTGAGCGGTGGATTGACGTCGACATCGACAATCAGGTGCTCGTCGCCTACGAGGGCGAGCGCCCAATCTTCGCCACCATCGTTTCCACGGGCAAGGGCACGGGCAAGAGCGTGTTCGCCACGCCAAAGGGCAATCACCGGATCTGGGTGAAGCTCGTGTCGAGCGACATGGACAACTTGGAAGACGAGGACGCGAGCCGCTACTACGCGATCCAAGACGTCCCCTGGGTCATGTACTTCAAGAAAGGCTACGGCCTGCACGGTACGTTCTGGCACCGCTCCTTCGGCCGCGTCCGCAGCCATGGTTGCGTCAACCTGACTCCTCTCGATGCCGAGCGTCTGTTTCGCTGGACGAGCCCAAGCGTGCCCTCGGGCTGGACTGCGGCGCTTCCGACGGCCTACGAGCCCGGGACTCTGATTCGAGTGCGCTGA
- a CDS encoding TerB family tellurite resistance protein: MDVQIGRDTVLALCAIAWADGKMDPQEAASIREAARQLALSAEDKSAVEAALASTYDLAQVETVRMNRLTRLFTYACGVWIAIVDGALSPEEERALTLLGDRVGLSEVARARAKSVVEAARASSGADQSIDLQKLRARLSAGLSQIGND, translated from the coding sequence ATGGACGTGCAGATCGGTCGAGACACGGTGTTGGCGCTCTGCGCCATCGCCTGGGCAGACGGCAAGATGGATCCCCAGGAGGCCGCCAGCATCCGCGAGGCGGCGCGACAGCTCGCCTTGTCCGCCGAGGACAAGAGCGCCGTGGAAGCCGCCCTCGCCTCCACCTACGACCTAGCGCAAGTCGAGACGGTTCGCATGAATCGCCTGACGCGCCTGTTCACCTACGCGTGCGGTGTTTGGATCGCGATCGTGGACGGAGCGCTCAGTCCGGAGGAAGAGCGAGCACTGACCCTCCTGGGTGACCGCGTGGGGCTCAGCGAGGTCGCGCGGGCGCGGGCAAAGTCCGTCGTCGAGGCAGCGCGGGCAAGCAGCGGGGCGGACCAAAGCATCGACCTGCAGAAGCTCCGCGCGCGGCTGTCGGCAGGGCTGAGCCAAATCGGAAACGACTGA
- a CDS encoding FHA domain-containing protein, with the protein MTDPNLKVPRNFKCRESLWVKFEQMARELECSVDYLINDAMKQYARQRGYSSTAHPAAGPPPIPPATHGAPPPPPPPPPPAGGGQRSMTPAPRGPSAAPPPPPPPPPPPPPPPAASHRPSFPSSHGAPPPPPPPQQHQSAPSPSGRRPPPPPAPRSVPPPPPAQHASHGPGGTMQMPPRGGPPPPMPMPRSAPPPPPPQQHYGSTTLNIYYAGERFPITKDRFIIGRGKQSSDLTIKDPNVSRQHAMIEFLNGQYYIVDMGSTNGVEYSGQRIQRKVINEGDLFRVCDHELRFSYH; encoded by the coding sequence ATGACCGACCCGAATCTGAAAGTTCCCAGAAACTTCAAGTGCCGCGAGTCGCTGTGGGTGAAGTTCGAACAAATGGCGCGCGAGCTCGAGTGCTCGGTGGACTATCTGATCAACGACGCCATGAAGCAGTACGCGCGCCAACGCGGCTACAGCAGCACGGCGCATCCTGCTGCGGGTCCCCCGCCCATTCCGCCCGCGACTCACGGCGCTCCGCCCCCGCCACCTCCTCCACCTCCGCCAGCCGGAGGCGGACAGCGCTCGATGACGCCAGCGCCGCGCGGCCCGTCTGCCGCACCGCCGCCTCCCCCGCCCCCTCCTCCACCGCCGCCGCCGCCCCCCGCAGCGAGCCACCGCCCCAGCTTTCCGTCATCCCACGGTGCACCGCCGCCACCACCGCCGCCACAGCAGCACCAGTCTGCACCTTCTCCCAGCGGTCGTAGGCCTCCGCCACCGCCGGCGCCCCGCAGCGTTCCGCCGCCCCCGCCAGCGCAACACGCGTCGCATGGCCCAGGTGGAACCATGCAAATGCCTCCTCGCGGCGGGCCACCACCGCCCATGCCCATGCCGCGCTCGGCGCCGCCTCCGCCGCCTCCGCAGCAGCACTACGGCTCGACGACACTCAACATCTACTACGCCGGAGAGCGGTTCCCGATCACGAAGGATCGCTTCATCATCGGCCGCGGCAAGCAGTCCAGTGACCTGACGATCAAGGACCCGAACGTGTCGCGACAACACGCGATGATCGAGTTCTTGAACGGCCAGTACTACATCGTCGACATGGGCTCGACGAATGGCGTGGAGTACTCGGGCCAACGTATTCAGCGCAAGGTCATCAACGAAGGCGACCTGTTCCGCGTTTGCGACCACGAGCTCCGCTTCTCCTACCACTGA
- a CDS encoding ATP synthase subunit I, translating into MIAVLIVGAVFVAGAVALSGGRAAVSVALGALLGAGNLWVVARVVRAFLGGGPRLSWTLVVLVKLALIAAVLYVIVRTDFIMVLPFALGWGALPLGIVFGGMSPSPALEQKG; encoded by the coding sequence ATGATTGCGGTGCTCATCGTTGGTGCCGTGTTCGTCGCCGGGGCCGTGGCGCTCTCGGGCGGGCGTGCGGCGGTGTCGGTGGCGTTGGGCGCGTTGCTCGGCGCTGGGAATCTCTGGGTCGTGGCGCGGGTCGTGCGAGCGTTCCTCGGTGGTGGCCCGCGGCTGTCTTGGACGCTGGTGGTGCTCGTCAAGCTCGCGCTGATCGCGGCGGTGCTCTACGTCATCGTCCGCACCGATTTCATCATGGTGTTGCCCTTCGCCCTCGGCTGGGGCGCCCTGCCACTGGGCATCGTGTTCGGGGGAATGTCCCCCTCGCCCGCTCTGGAGCAGAAAGGCTGA
- a CDS encoding AarF/ABC1/UbiB kinase family protein: protein MVSIVHAARDIGRLRDISRVLVTHGFGEVVSRLGIFRRKGKDEPPDSSRSVDLSPEDEAEGVRAKAESTLAVRVRRVLEDLGPSFVKLGQIASTRSDVLPADVILELKKLQDSVPPVSFEKIREQVERSLGEDLEEVFEDFEEKPLAAASIAQVHRAKLKTEEGTRDVVVKVQRPGIAQTIASDVDLLHTFATLVERAIPESRIYSPVALVQQFDRAITAELDFTAEAENASRFAQHFEGFRNVHFPHAYKEASSKHVLTLEFLDGKKVYDAIRAGHVGKKLTRIALDVIVKQIFEDGFFHADPHPGNVLVLGPPENPVLAMIDLGMVGRLSPRMRDLTVDVMVSAVRRDYEGIADAMYSIGTPTKKIDMDAYRAEVAMLSEKYLGKQLRDIEMSAMIRDLVRGATKYGLEIPPDFMLVGKALMTVEGVGKELDPELDIFEEAKPLFLEMLKKRYSPERLGNDLLRRLERLSNTTYNMPQQLQEVLDDLRLGRLSIVTTDPGIKHAGDQLGRRLFAALVGSTFVLAGAWLLSSNKDIAGYVLLVLGALTLGNHLLLDAYRMFRTRH from the coding sequence ATGGTCAGCATCGTTCACGCCGCGCGCGACATCGGTCGCCTTCGCGACATCTCGCGGGTACTGGTCACGCATGGCTTTGGTGAAGTCGTCAGCCGCCTGGGCATCTTCCGTCGCAAGGGCAAAGATGAGCCTCCTGACTCCTCGCGCAGCGTCGATCTGAGCCCCGAAGATGAAGCCGAAGGCGTGCGGGCCAAAGCCGAGTCCACCTTGGCGGTACGCGTGCGCCGCGTGCTCGAAGATCTGGGACCGTCCTTCGTCAAGTTGGGACAGATCGCGTCCACCCGCTCGGACGTGCTCCCCGCGGACGTCATCTTGGAGTTGAAGAAGCTGCAGGACTCCGTTCCCCCCGTGAGCTTCGAGAAGATCCGCGAACAAGTCGAGCGATCCCTCGGTGAGGACCTCGAGGAAGTCTTCGAGGACTTCGAGGAAAAGCCCCTGGCCGCCGCCAGCATTGCCCAGGTGCACCGCGCCAAGCTCAAAACCGAAGAGGGCACCCGCGACGTGGTGGTCAAGGTGCAGCGTCCTGGGATCGCGCAAACCATCGCCAGCGACGTGGACTTGCTGCACACCTTCGCCACCCTTGTGGAACGCGCCATCCCGGAGAGTCGCATCTACTCACCCGTCGCCCTGGTACAGCAGTTCGATCGCGCCATCACCGCGGAGTTGGACTTCACGGCCGAGGCGGAAAACGCCTCGCGCTTCGCCCAGCACTTCGAGGGCTTTCGCAACGTCCACTTTCCTCACGCGTACAAAGAGGCGTCGAGCAAACACGTGCTCACCCTCGAGTTCTTGGACGGCAAGAAAGTCTACGACGCCATTCGCGCCGGGCACGTGGGCAAGAAGCTGACGCGCATCGCCCTGGACGTGATCGTCAAGCAGATCTTCGAGGACGGCTTCTTCCACGCCGATCCGCATCCCGGTAACGTGCTGGTCCTCGGTCCACCGGAGAACCCCGTACTGGCGATGATCGATCTGGGCATGGTCGGCCGGCTCAGCCCGCGCATGCGCGACTTGACCGTCGACGTCATGGTCAGCGCCGTACGGCGCGACTACGAGGGCATCGCCGACGCGATGTACTCCATCGGCACCCCCACCAAGAAGATCGACATGGACGCCTACCGCGCCGAGGTGGCCATGCTCAGCGAGAAGTACCTGGGCAAGCAGCTACGCGACATCGAGATGTCCGCCATGATCCGCGACCTGGTGCGCGGCGCCACCAAGTACGGCCTGGAAATCCCGCCGGACTTCATGCTGGTGGGCAAGGCGCTGATGACCGTCGAGGGCGTGGGCAAGGAGCTCGACCCGGAGCTCGACATCTTCGAGGAAGCCAAACCGCTGTTCCTGGAGATGCTCAAGAAGCGCTACTCCCCGGAGCGACTGGGCAACGACCTCCTGCGCCGCCTGGAACGCCTCTCCAATACCACCTACAACATGCCCCAGCAGCTGCAGGAAGTCCTGGACGACCTGCGCCTCGGTCGGCTGTCGATCGTCACGACCGACCCCGGTATCAAGCATGCTGGCGACCAGCTGGGCCGACGGCTGTTCGCTGCACTGGTCGGCAGCACCTTCGTCCTGGCAGGGGCGTGGCTCCTCTCCAGCAACAAGGACATCGCGGGCTACGTGCTGCTCGTGCTCGGCGCGCTCACCCTCGGCAACCACTTGCTGCTCGACGCCTACCGCATGTTCCGCACGCGTCACTAG
- a CDS encoding DNA translocase FtsK produces MESRPEATSQRRGREAMALLLFAVSAFLCLALASLKRDINDPSVQGSDWVGVVGAVIAGFLAQGFGWVAWLAPLELCLVGAPLFRGRSIGSVGYRVAGDLVVGIILASLVHIALSSAHAFGGLPAGGNVGLLFGELMRGLFSTVGSFLVGGTVVGLILIGRASFSFIALCQRCMQLGVRVGSHASDASKRAGHAWMEARTLRKEQRAAEVLSRAPHIETRPSDEAIIAQLSDDDGDWLPLESTGTPPLAVSRALSSSGMDSDGLDAALFSAAPSPVPPPVAETSPVAAASTTPSQELEVLLTAEEPSPDAEPVSAVVPPVAAEKPKAGRKKAAGPTIVDTAPARTVEREATKKKPRVAEFALPSPDLLEPASAAESNVDRDALLMQATRLEKTLADYGVHGRVEEIHPGPTVTTFEFAPEAGTKVSKVANLSDDLALGLSRTVRIIAPIPGKSRIGFELPNDERMPVNLRELVEDKRFAKLSEKAPLPVVLGRDIVGAPFYADLASMPHVIVAGATGAGKSVGLNVMLSSLLFCRPPEELRLLMIDPKVVELAPFDGIPHMLLPVVTDMKQAATALRWAVDEMERRYQLFANAGTKNITTYNAWVRRVHAGDAPAPPQKEVEALSPEGAVVSLPRSKAGDDGVLLPGKLPYIVIVVDEFADLMMQQGKEVEASVARLAQKARAAGMHVVLATQRPSVDVITGMIKANFPSRIAFRVAQKVDSRTILDDQGAELLLGRGDMLVKMNGTTDTRRVQCPFVSEEEVTALTDHLRRQGVPQYHEAILADTGSEGSADDDDEPVDARFDEAVAIVAETQRCSTSWLQRKMTIGYNRAAKIVEMMEKRGMVGPPNGAKDREILLPPPCV; encoded by the coding sequence GTGGAGTCTCGACCCGAAGCGACGTCCCAGCGCCGCGGTCGCGAGGCCATGGCCTTGCTGCTCTTCGCAGTGTCGGCATTCTTGTGTCTCGCGCTTGCCAGTTTGAAGCGCGACATCAACGACCCGTCCGTTCAGGGTAGCGACTGGGTTGGCGTGGTCGGGGCGGTCATCGCAGGCTTCCTGGCGCAGGGGTTCGGTTGGGTGGCGTGGCTCGCGCCGCTGGAGCTGTGCTTGGTGGGGGCACCGCTGTTCCGCGGTCGATCCATCGGCAGCGTGGGCTACCGCGTGGCTGGCGACTTGGTGGTGGGGATCATCCTGGCGTCACTAGTGCACATCGCGTTGTCCTCCGCGCATGCCTTTGGCGGGCTGCCCGCGGGGGGCAACGTAGGTCTGCTCTTCGGCGAGCTGATGCGGGGCCTGTTCAGCACCGTGGGGTCGTTCCTGGTGGGAGGCACCGTGGTCGGATTGATTCTGATCGGGCGGGCCAGCTTCTCTTTCATTGCGCTGTGTCAGCGCTGCATGCAGCTCGGAGTGCGTGTCGGATCCCACGCCAGCGACGCGTCCAAGCGTGCGGGCCATGCCTGGATGGAAGCGCGAACCCTACGCAAGGAACAGCGAGCCGCCGAAGTGCTGTCACGAGCACCCCACATCGAAACGCGTCCTAGCGACGAGGCGATCATCGCCCAGCTGTCAGACGACGATGGCGACTGGCTTCCCTTGGAGTCCACCGGCACGCCACCCCTCGCCGTGTCCAGAGCACTGTCCAGCTCGGGAATGGACTCCGACGGCTTGGATGCCGCGCTGTTCAGTGCGGCACCGAGCCCCGTGCCGCCGCCCGTCGCCGAGACTTCACCCGTGGCGGCAGCCTCGACGACGCCGTCGCAGGAGTTGGAAGTGCTGCTCACTGCGGAAGAGCCTTCGCCCGACGCAGAGCCCGTCTCTGCCGTGGTGCCTCCCGTCGCAGCGGAGAAGCCCAAAGCGGGGCGCAAGAAGGCGGCGGGTCCGACGATCGTGGACACCGCACCAGCGCGCACGGTGGAGCGCGAAGCGACGAAGAAGAAGCCGCGCGTGGCGGAGTTCGCCTTGCCGTCCCCGGATCTGCTCGAACCGGCGTCCGCAGCCGAGAGCAACGTGGATCGCGACGCGCTGTTGATGCAGGCGACGCGACTGGAGAAGACGCTGGCGGACTACGGTGTGCATGGTCGCGTCGAGGAGATCCATCCAGGTCCTACCGTGACCACCTTCGAGTTCGCACCGGAAGCGGGCACCAAGGTCAGCAAGGTGGCGAACCTCAGTGACGACCTGGCGCTGGGCTTGAGCCGCACCGTTCGCATCATCGCGCCCATCCCCGGCAAGAGCCGCATCGGGTTCGAGTTGCCCAACGACGAGCGTATGCCGGTGAATCTGCGCGAGCTGGTCGAGGACAAGCGCTTCGCCAAGCTCAGCGAGAAAGCACCGCTGCCCGTCGTCCTGGGGCGCGACATCGTGGGCGCGCCGTTCTATGCGGACCTGGCCAGCATGCCGCACGTCATCGTGGCGGGTGCGACGGGTGCCGGCAAGAGCGTCGGACTCAACGTGATGCTCTCCAGTCTGCTCTTCTGTCGCCCTCCCGAGGAACTGCGGTTGCTGATGATCGATCCGAAGGTCGTCGAGCTGGCTCCCTTCGACGGCATTCCGCACATGCTGCTGCCCGTGGTGACCGACATGAAGCAGGCGGCAACGGCGCTGCGCTGGGCCGTGGACGAGATGGAGCGTCGCTACCAACTCTTCGCCAACGCCGGGACGAAGAACATCACCACCTACAACGCCTGGGTGAGGCGCGTGCACGCGGGCGATGCGCCCGCGCCGCCGCAGAAGGAAGTCGAGGCTCTCTCTCCCGAAGGCGCCGTGGTGAGTCTGCCGCGCTCCAAGGCCGGTGACGACGGCGTGCTTCTACCCGGCAAGCTGCCCTACATCGTGATCGTCGTGGACGAATTCGCCGACCTGATGATGCAGCAAGGGAAAGAGGTGGAGGCGTCCGTCGCGCGTCTGGCCCAGAAGGCCCGCGCTGCCGGCATGCACGTCGTCCTTGCCACCCAGCGCCCCAGCGTCGACGTGATCACCGGCATGATCAAGGCGAACTTCCCCTCGCGGATTGCCTTCCGCGTGGCGCAGAAGGTCGATTCCCGCACCATTCTAGACGACCAGGGGGCGGAGTTGCTGCTCGGCCGTGGTGACATGCTCGTCAAGATGAACGGCACGACGGACACTCGCCGGGTGCAGTGTCCCTTTGTCAGCGAGGAAGAAGTGACGGCGTTGACCGACCACCTGCGCCGCCAGGGCGTGCCGCAGTACCACGAGGCCATTCTCGCCGACACGGGGAGCGAAGGCTCCGCTGACGACGACGACGAACCCGTGGACGCGCGCTTCGACGAGGCGGTGGCGATCGTGGCCGAGACGCAGCGCTGCTCGACTTCGTGGTTGCAGCGGAAAATGACCATCGGCTACAACCGTGCCGCGAAGATCGTCGAGATGATGGAGAAGCGCGGCATGGTCGGGCCGCCCAATGGGGCCAAAGATCGGGAAATCCTGCTGCCGCCGCCCTGCGTGTGA
- a CDS encoding AtpZ/AtpI family protein: protein MQYHWKGVGTYGTVGLELVLSIVFGLWVGNKADQWLGTGPWLALLGCGFGVAAGVRSVTRALERANREAEKAEREEREARRRYLNDPGRKNRNDR, encoded by the coding sequence GTGCAGTATCACTGGAAAGGCGTCGGTACCTACGGCACGGTTGGCCTCGAGCTGGTCCTGAGCATCGTTTTCGGGCTCTGGGTCGGCAACAAGGCGGATCAGTGGCTGGGGACCGGTCCTTGGCTCGCGTTGCTCGGTTGCGGGTTCGGTGTCGCTGCCGGTGTTCGCTCCGTCACTCGAGCTCTGGAGCGGGCCAACAGAGAAGCAGAGAAAGCCGAACGAGAAGAACGGGAGGCGCGCAGGCGCTACCTCAATGACCCCGGACGCAAGAACCGAAACGACCGCTGA
- a CDS encoding ATP synthase F0 subunit C, producing the protein MTKKKLALVSASLFTFFASSAFAQEAAAAAASNEFDAKAMAALAAGIAIGLGALGGGIGQGRAAAAALEGISRNPGAAARIQTPMILGLALIESLVLFSFLIAFILQGKVP; encoded by the coding sequence ATGACCAAGAAGAAGCTGGCTCTCGTCAGCGCGTCGCTTTTCACGTTTTTCGCGTCTAGCGCGTTCGCCCAGGAGGCCGCCGCTGCCGCAGCCTCGAACGAGTTCGACGCCAAGGCCATGGCGGCCCTGGCTGCCGGCATCGCGATTGGTCTGGGCGCCCTCGGCGGCGGCATCGGCCAGGGTCGTGCCGCAGCTGCGGCTCTCGAAGGCATCAGCCGCAACCCCGGCGCTGCCGCTCGCATTCAGACGCCGATGATTCTCGGTTTGGCGCTGATCGAGTCCTTGGTGCTGTTCTCGTTCCTCATCGCGTTCATCCTCCAGGGCAAGGTGCCCTGA
- the atpB gene encoding F0F1 ATP synthase subunit A, with product MPEHSNWLTVLLEHFRSTLEHNAHHLGQSFVGKQEPTWQSWQPLIAALVVFVLLFLIAGSVRARLSDTDKAVIPEDKLTLRTFIETFLGYFYDLCKSVMGPERAKKYFHVVAGSALFVFVSNVLALIPGAPVATSNLNITFGCAAVVFLLFNLYGLQTNGMAYIKHLAGPKWWLAPLIFPIEIISLCVRPVTLSVRLMMNMSVDHIVLGTFMGLIAVVVPLPVMLLGVLVIVIQTLVFSLLTAIYIGLATEHEEH from the coding sequence ATGCCCGAGCATTCCAATTGGCTGACCGTGCTGTTGGAGCACTTCCGCTCGACCCTGGAGCACAACGCTCATCACTTGGGTCAATCCTTCGTGGGCAAGCAAGAGCCGACCTGGCAGAGCTGGCAGCCCCTGATCGCAGCCCTCGTGGTCTTCGTGCTGTTGTTCCTGATCGCAGGTTCCGTGCGCGCACGACTGTCCGATACGGACAAGGCGGTGATTCCCGAGGACAAGCTCACCCTGCGTACCTTCATCGAGACGTTCCTCGGCTACTTCTACGATCTGTGCAAGAGCGTCATGGGTCCCGAGCGCGCGAAGAAGTACTTCCACGTCGTCGCCGGCTCCGCGCTGTTCGTCTTCGTTTCAAACGTGTTGGCGTTGATCCCCGGTGCGCCGGTGGCGACCAGCAACTTGAACATCACCTTTGGCTGCGCCGCGGTGGTGTTCTTGCTCTTCAATCTCTACGGCCTGCAGACCAACGGCATGGCCTACATCAAGCACTTGGCCGGCCCGAAGTGGTGGCTGGCGCCGCTGATCTTCCCCATCGAGATCATCTCGCTGTGTGTGCGCCCGGTCACGCTGTCCGTGCGCTTGATGATGAACATGAGTGTCGATCACATCGTGCTCGGCACCTTCATGGGTCTGATTGCGGTCGTGGTTCCGCTGCCGGTCATGCTGCTCGGCGTCTTGGTGATCGTGATCCAGACCCTGGTGTTTTCCCTGCTCACGGCCATCTACATCGGGTTGGCCACGGAGCACGAAGAGCACTGA